The proteins below come from a single Oscillospiraceae bacterium genomic window:
- a CDS encoding helix-turn-helix domain-containing protein yields the protein MTVYLGENLKRLRKEKGLTQEKLADFLGVSFQAVSKWERGETFPDITMLPTIASFFNVTVDEMLGVGKAERERQAQAYIDNYYRLWKSGDIRKVREKIKEAITEFPGDFRLLVRYLNTLITEKNTNDKGGFEILDEAKTIYENINEFCTEDSIRIWAKRLICTLYKRLSFVENSGIQLSDMEKILDEMPLMQNSRDYVSTFLYPPGEKKQEACKNAVRELIYLFGGAVNNQFYWSTQYSPQEKLNAAKTVLAVYEVVYPDGDYGESWIHAINTCLYAGNWAYQCGNSEEAAVYLKKGAEIAKRFDELPDWLEQSSLLTRGLKTEKSRIPVYGENLRERAKKMIGQYAFDDGFRKTAEYKEVIEILES from the coding sequence ATGACAGTATATTTGGGAGAAAACCTCAAACGGCTGAGAAAAGAAAAAGGACTGACGCAGGAGAAACTGGCCGATTTTCTCGGGGTGTCGTTTCAGGCGGTGAGCAAGTGGGAGCGCGGAGAGACTTTTCCGGACATCACAATGCTTCCGACAATTGCCTCGTTCTTCAACGTCACGGTCGACGAAATGCTCGGGGTCGGCAAAGCGGAGCGGGAGCGGCAGGCACAGGCTTATATCGATAATTATTACCGGTTGTGGAAATCCGGGGACATCCGTAAAGTGCGTGAGAAAATAAAAGAAGCAATCACTGAGTTTCCGGGTGATTTTCGGCTGTTGGTGCGTTATTTGAATACGTTGATTACCGAGAAAAACACAAATGATAAAGGCGGATTTGAGATACTGGATGAAGCGAAAACGATTTATGAAAATATTAACGAGTTTTGCACCGAGGACAGCATCCGGATATGGGCAAAAAGGTTGATTTGCACGTTATACAAACGGCTTAGCTTTGTCGAAAACAGCGGGATTCAACTCTCGGATATGGAAAAGATTCTCGATGAGATGCCGCTGATGCAGAATAGCCGCGACTATGTATCGACCTTTTTGTATCCGCCGGGAGAAAAAAAGCAGGAGGCCTGTAAAAACGCGGTGAGGGAACTGATATATCTGTTCGGCGGCGCAGTTAATAATCAATTTTATTGGTCCACCCAATACTCGCCGCAGGAAAAACTCAATGCCGCGAAAACCGTATTAGCGGTATACGAGGTTGTCTATCCCGACGGTGATTACGGAGAGAGCTGGATTCATGCGATCAATACCTGTTTATACGCGGGGAATTGGGCGTATCAATGTGGAAATTCAGAAGAAGCTGCGGTGTATCTAAAAAAAGGCGCAGAGATTGCAAAACGGTTCGATGAACTTCCCGATTGGCTGGAACAAAGTTCATTGCTCACAAGGGGATTAAAAACCGAAAAAAGCCGGATTCCGGTGTACGGTGAAAATCTGCGGGAACGCGCAAAAAAGATGATTGGGCAATATGCTTTTGACGATGGGTTCAGGAAGACAGCCGAGTATAAAGAAGTCATAGAGATTTTGGAAAGTTAA
- the nagB gene encoding glucosamine-6-phosphate deaminase, translated as MKIFVDTPENIARTAAKQYVSLLREKPGAVLGFATGSTPLGLYGELARLCKAGEISFKEARTFNLDEYVGMKGTEEQSYRRFMDENLFSKIDIARINTHVPSGMDIDAAPLYDEAIEAAGGIDLQLLGIGNDGHIGFNEPGTPFGSGTHHVKLTAMTREANARFFDSIGEVPTHAVTMGIKTVMNAKKIIFIALGEDKADIVAKAFLGDVTPEVPASVLQLHPFVEVYLDGAAAAKL; from the coding sequence ATGAAAATTTTCGTTGATACCCCTGAAAATATCGCGAGAACGGCGGCAAAACAGTATGTGTCGCTGCTGCGCGAAAAGCCGGGCGCGGTGCTCGGATTTGCCACCGGCTCGACGCCGCTGGGGCTTTACGGCGAACTGGCGCGGTTATGCAAAGCGGGGGAGATCAGCTTTAAAGAAGCAAGGACTTTCAACCTCGACGAATATGTCGGGATGAAGGGCACCGAGGAACAGAGTTATCGCAGGTTTATGGACGAAAATCTGTTCTCGAAAATCGATATCGCGCGTATCAATACCCATGTACCGTCCGGAATGGACATCGACGCCGCGCCGCTGTATGACGAGGCGATTGAAGCCGCGGGCGGAATCGATCTGCAGCTGCTCGGCATCGGCAACGACGGGCATATCGGATTCAACGAACCGGGTACGCCGTTCGGAAGCGGGACGCATCATGTCAAACTGACCGCAATGACTCGGGAGGCAAACGCGCGGTTTTTCGATTCCATCGGCGAAGTGCCGACGCATGCCGTCACGATGGGGATTAAAACCGTAATGAACGCGAAAAAGATCATTTTTATCGCATTGGGCGAAGATAAAGCCGACATCGTAGCGAAGGCATTTTTGGGTGATGTGACGCCCGAGGTGCCGGCATCGGTGCTGCAGCTGCACCCGTTTGTCGAGGTATATCTGGACGGTGCCGCTGCCGCAAAGCTTTAA
- the glmM gene encoding phosphoglucosamine mutase yields the protein MGKYFGTDGFRGEANVGLTVDQAFLIGNYLGWYFGREHKCSIVIGKDTRRSSYMYENALCAGITAAGADAYILHVTTTPSVSYVARTEDFDCGIMISASHNPFQDNGIKLLNRNGEKMDAEIEAEIERYLDGEIPRLPLATGEKIGRTIDHYAGRNRYIGYLISLAVNSYRGIKVGLDCANGSTWMIAKSVFDALGADTHVINNTPDGLNVNLKCGSTHIEGLQKFVVGNGLDVGFAFDGDADRCVAVDENGEVVNGDKIMYICAASMKKFDRLGDSKVVTTVMSNFGLYKALDQLGIGYEKTAVGDKYVYENMVKNNHLIGGEQSGHIIFRKYANTGDGIITAIKVMQAMLENKMPLSKLAEPMIEYPQVLKNVRVKNKDGALNTATVKEAVAKAEAKLGDSGRVLLRKSGTEPVLRVMAEAADEKTCEELVDGIIAAIKDAGMLA from the coding sequence ATGGGCAAATATTTCGGAACCGACGGATTTCGCGGAGAGGCCAACGTCGGCCTGACCGTCGACCAGGCATTTTTGATCGGCAATTATCTCGGATGGTATTTCGGGCGGGAGCACAAGTGCTCAATCGTCATCGGAAAAGATACGCGCAGAAGCAGTTATATGTACGAAAATGCGCTGTGTGCGGGGATCACCGCGGCAGGTGCGGACGCATATATCCTGCACGTCACGACGACGCCGAGCGTCTCGTATGTCGCGCGCACCGAGGATTTTGACTGCGGCATCATGATCAGCGCGAGCCATAACCCGTTTCAGGATAACGGAATTAAGCTGTTAAACCGAAACGGCGAGAAGATGGACGCCGAGATTGAGGCCGAAATAGAACGGTATCTCGACGGAGAGATTCCGCGTCTGCCGCTTGCGACCGGTGAAAAGATCGGGCGCACGATCGACCATTACGCGGGAAGAAACCGTTATATCGGTTATCTGATCTCTCTGGCGGTCAATTCGTACCGGGGCATCAAAGTGGGGCTCGACTGCGCCAACGGCAGCACCTGGATGATTGCGAAAAGCGTGTTCGACGCCCTCGGTGCCGACACCCATGTGATCAACAACACACCGGACGGGCTGAACGTCAACTTAAAATGCGGTTCCACCCACATCGAGGGGCTTCAGAAATTCGTCGTCGGAAACGGGCTCGACGTCGGATTCGCCTTCGACGGCGATGCCGACCGGTGCGTTGCGGTCGATGAGAACGGCGAGGTCGTCAACGGCGACAAGATCATGTATATCTGCGCGGCGAGCATGAAAAAGTTCGACCGGCTGGGCGATTCCAAGGTCGTGACCACCGTGATGTCCAATTTCGGATTATACAAAGCGCTCGACCAACTTGGGATCGGATATGAAAAAACCGCGGTCGGCGACAAATACGTCTATGAGAATATGGTCAAAAACAATCACCTGATCGGCGGCGAGCAGTCGGGGCATATCATCTTCCGTAAATATGCCAATACCGGCGACGGCATTATCACGGCGATCAAAGTGATGCAGGCGATGCTCGAAAACAAAATGCCGCTTTCTAAATTGGCAGAGCCCATGATTGAATATCCGCAGGTGTTGAAAAATGTCCGTGTTAAGAATAAGGACGGAGCGCTGAATACCGCAACGGTCAAAGAAGCCGTGGCGAAAGCCGAGGCGAAACTCGGCGACAGCGGACGGGTGTTATTGCGAAAGAGCGGAACCGAGCCGGTTCTGCGTGTAATGGCGGAAGCGGCGGACGAAAAGACCTGCGAAGAACTGGTTGACGGCATAATCGCGGCGATCAAGGACGCGGGAATGTTGGCGTGA
- a CDS encoding UDP-N-acetylglucosamine pyrophosphorylase, whose amino-acid sequence MIYKTAELLDLTKTKAAPLLSGTQYPWEALDKLKGFILELGATLSEEEYNHPKPDVWIAKDAEVFGSAYIKGPCIIGHKTEVRQCAFIRGSALVGDGCVVGNSTELKNVILFDGVQVPHFNYVGDSVLGYKAHMGAGAITSNVKSNKTDVAIKDCGECLATGRHKLGAILGDFVEVGCNSVLNPGTVIGRNTNIYPLSSVRGVIPADCIFKTGGVVVKKY is encoded by the coding sequence ATGATTTATAAAACGGCCGAATTGCTTGACTTGACCAAAACCAAAGCTGCACCGTTGCTTTCAGGCACGCAATATCCCTGGGAAGCGCTTGATAAGCTGAAGGGCTTTATTCTTGAACTCGGGGCGACTTTGTCTGAAGAGGAATATAACCACCCGAAACCGGACGTCTGGATTGCGAAAGACGCGGAGGTTTTCGGGTCGGCTTATATCAAAGGGCCGTGTATCATCGGGCACAAGACCGAGGTGCGCCAGTGCGCGTTTATTCGGGGCAGCGCGCTGGTCGGCGACGGCTGTGTGGTCGGCAACTCGACCGAACTGAAAAATGTGATTCTATTCGATGGGGTGCAGGTTCCGCACTTCAACTATGTCGGCGATTCTGTTTTAGGATACAAGGCGCATATGGGCGCAGGCGCGATCACTTCAAACGTCAAAAGCAACAAGACGGATGTGGCGATCAAGGACTGCGGCGAATGCCTTGCGACCGGGCGGCACAAGCTCGGTGCGATTTTGGGTGACTTTGTCGAGGTCGGCTGCAACAGCGTGCTGAATCCGGGCACCGTGATCGGACGAAACACCAACATCTATCCGCTGTCGAGCGTGCGCGGAGTGATTCCTGCGGACTGCATTTTTAAAACCGGCGGCGTGGTTGTGAAAAAATATTAA
- a CDS encoding MBL fold metallo-hydrolase produces the protein MSFELTFLGTGAADFSPELETFCKDRFDSDIRRCSSVLVNGHILIDCGPHTVGALNILKIPLSSVTDIFLTHLHDDHFRPEAVSELIVHGAKLRIRCRADADLQLTGAQIIGIAPLTEYDCSGITVSAIEANHDAFPVHYIFQHGGKKFFYGCDGAWMLNKGYYYLKNAAFDAMILDATVGDYDGDYRMAEHNSIPMIRMMLKSFASFGITTADTKIYLSHMSRGLHHDTHAERTARLAPEGMIPVYDGMTIHI, from the coding sequence ATGTCATTCGAACTCACCTTCCTCGGCACCGGCGCCGCCGATTTTTCCCCGGAACTCGAAACCTTCTGCAAAGACCGCTTTGACAGCGACATCCGCCGCTGCTCGTCGGTACTGGTTAACGGTCATATTCTCATCGACTGCGGGCCTCACACCGTCGGCGCGCTGAATATCCTGAAAATCCCGCTTTCGTCCGTCACCGACATTTTTCTGACCCATCTGCACGATGACCATTTCCGCCCCGAAGCCGTCTCCGAATTGATTGTGCACGGCGCAAAGCTGCGTATCCGGTGCAGAGCCGATGCCGATTTGCAGCTGACAGGCGCGCAGATAATCGGAATTGCTCCTCTGACTGAATACGACTGCAGCGGCATCACAGTCAGCGCCATCGAAGCCAATCACGACGCTTTTCCCGTCCACTATATCTTTCAGCACGGCGGAAAAAAGTTTTTCTACGGCTGCGACGGCGCGTGGATGTTGAATAAGGGCTATTATTATCTCAAGAACGCCGCTTTCGACGCGATGATCCTTGATGCCACCGTCGGCGACTACGACGGCGATTACCGCATGGCCGAGCATAATTCCATCCCGATGATCCGTATGATGTTAAAGTCATTCGCTTCTTTCGGCATTACCACAGCGGACACCAAAATCTATCTCTCGCATATGTCCCGCGGTCTGCACCATGACACCCACGCCGAGCGCACCGCCCGTCTTGCCCCCGAAGGTATGATCCCCGTCTATGACGGCATGACCATTCACATCTGA
- a CDS encoding sugar phosphate isomerase/epimerase family protein, whose protein sequence is MKKCVQSAMITDVMGLREGFAAIKRAGFDAVDYNIDMLYSWNEIMSGKPSEKFKDENLIPFMTEVRDAARENGVEFGQMHAPFPSWVDGNGKTSKNVFETIVKSIEMCEFCGCPRIIIHPGFVGNPHSPLTKEREHEVNIKLYTALIPYLKKHHVICCLENMFRYDSEKKHIYAGICSDVKEAIAFIDELNGIAGERLFGFCLDTGHLNLIGADQYEFILALGDRLETLHIQDNHGTEDEHIAPYMGNIIWDRFCKGLRDIGYKGNLSFETYNALNLYPVELRESILKLLGDTAEHFRRKVRD, encoded by the coding sequence ATGAAAAAATGTGTTCAGAGCGCTATGATTACCGATGTGATGGGACTGCGGGAGGGCTTCGCCGCGATCAAGCGGGCGGGGTTCGACGCGGTAGATTACAACATCGACATGCTCTATTCCTGGAACGAGATCATGAGCGGAAAACCCTCGGAAAAATTCAAAGACGAAAATCTGATACCGTTTATGACCGAAGTGCGCGACGCGGCTCGTGAAAACGGCGTCGAGTTCGGCCAGATGCACGCGCCGTTTCCCTCCTGGGTCGACGGCAACGGAAAAACCAGCAAAAACGTTTTCGAGACGATTGTCAAGAGCATCGAGATGTGCGAATTCTGCGGCTGCCCGCGCATCATCATCCACCCCGGTTTCGTCGGAAATCCTCATTCGCCGCTGACGAAAGAGCGCGAACATGAGGTCAACATCAAACTGTACACCGCTTTGATACCCTATTTGAAAAAGCATCATGTCATCTGCTGTTTGGAGAATATGTTCCGGTATGACAGCGAAAAAAAGCACATCTATGCGGGAATCTGCTCCGACGTCAAAGAGGCGATTGCTTTCATCGACGAGCTGAACGGAATTGCCGGGGAGCGGTTGTTTGGGTTCTGCCTGGACACCGGCCATCTGAACCTGATCGGCGCGGACCAATATGAATTTATTCTGGCGCTCGGAGACCGCCTCGAGACGCTGCACATTCAGGACAATCACGGCACCGAAGACGAGCATATCGCTCCGTATATGGGCAACATCATCTGGGACCGCTTCTGCAAGGGGCTGCGCGACATCGGCTATAAGGGCAATCTGAGCTTCGAGACCTATAACGCGCTCAATCTCTATCCGGTTGAACTTCGGGAGAGCATCCTGAAGCTGCTCGGCGACACCGCGGAGCATTTCAGGAGAAAAGTCCGGGATTGA
- a CDS encoding glycoside hydrolase family 38 C-terminal domain-containing protein: MINEKPRVHLIGNAHLDPVWLWRWQEGYAEIKATFQSALDRIGQFDDFIFTTACAAYYRWIEESEPEMFEKIKAAVKAGKWCVVGGQWIQPDCNIPSGESFARHALYSQRYFEKSLGVKAKIGYNVDSFGHNGNLPQIYRKSGIEAYVMMRPHNGLEKQYPFPDGVPFLWEGVDGTRLPTFHIPLGYCNRLSEDHLKWIEKIAAEGGRCESMAFYGVGNHGGGPTVSNIELIHQAQKEDRPVEYVISSPERYFTEVMKKAKDKPLPVLKGDLQHHASGCYSTHVETKFLNRKSEQTLMAAEKCAVLANRKLGLNYHGERLEKAWEKVLFNQFHDIMGGCSIKDAYADARDFYGEALTAAAETYNMALQKISWAVDTDRGFRCLSKDMSSRLWEMDNKGVPVVVYNPLSWPVHTTVQINRSGLAGVTDEQGCAIAFQKVRGPQLNGANDMHNVIFRADLPAMGYRTYWVYLEESKPAQKPLPLKATEYYMENNFIRIEFDRATGFLKSVYDKVSGKELLSGAGAKPVVVDETELDTWAHHVFTFRNDIGVFEKSEIRVIENGPVRARVLVKSVYGPSSELAQIFTLYADGTDVEVDAKLHWKEKHKMLKLAFETKTVDPKAVFEIPYGFITKRPDGKEQPAQCWAAAEDGIRGLAVINNGKYAYDVKECEIRLTVVRGAIYADHFGMAVRDDLCDYQEQGEHTFKYIIKPYAGSFADAKVVRRAWELNSPAVHVMETYHKGKLPQTLESVEIDNENVILSTLKQAEDGDGVIVRLYECNGKGGAVCVKLPWLGAEIKTTLGSCEIKTFKVKADGKTEEVNLIEE; this comes from the coding sequence ATGATCAACGAAAAGCCCCGCGTTCATCTCATCGGAAACGCGCACCTTGACCCCGTGTGGCTTTGGCGCTGGCAGGAAGGCTACGCCGAGATCAAGGCGACTTTTCAGAGCGCGCTCGACCGCATCGGGCAGTTCGACGATTTTATCTTCACCACGGCCTGCGCGGCTTATTACCGGTGGATCGAGGAATCCGAGCCCGAGATGTTCGAAAAAATCAAAGCCGCCGTCAAAGCGGGGAAATGGTGTGTCGTGGGCGGGCAGTGGATTCAGCCCGACTGCAACATCCCCTCGGGAGAGAGTTTCGCGCGCCATGCGTTATACAGCCAGCGGTATTTTGAGAAGTCACTCGGCGTGAAAGCCAAAATCGGCTATAACGTCGATTCGTTCGGCCATAACGGCAACCTCCCGCAGATTTACAGAAAAAGCGGCATCGAGGCCTATGTGATGATGAGACCGCATAACGGCCTTGAAAAGCAATACCCGTTCCCGGACGGCGTACCGTTTTTATGGGAAGGGGTGGACGGAACCCGTCTCCCGACGTTTCATATCCCGCTCGGGTATTGCAACAGGTTGTCCGAGGATCATCTCAAATGGATCGAAAAGATCGCCGCGGAGGGCGGACGCTGCGAATCCATGGCTTTTTACGGCGTCGGAAATCACGGCGGCGGCCCGACGGTAAGCAATATCGAGTTGATTCATCAGGCGCAAAAAGAGGACAGGCCTGTCGAATATGTCATCTCTTCACCCGAGCGGTATTTTACCGAAGTGATGAAGAAGGCAAAAGACAAACCGCTTCCGGTGCTAAAGGGCGATCTGCAGCACCATGCGAGCGGCTGTTATTCGACGCATGTCGAGACCAAGTTTTTAAACAGAAAATCCGAACAGACGCTGATGGCCGCCGAGAAATGCGCGGTTTTGGCGAATCGGAAACTCGGATTGAACTATCACGGCGAGCGTCTTGAAAAGGCCTGGGAAAAGGTTCTTTTCAATCAGTTCCACGACATCATGGGCGGCTGCTCGATCAAGGATGCCTATGCCGACGCGCGGGATTTCTACGGCGAGGCGCTTACGGCTGCCGCCGAGACCTATAATATGGCGCTGCAAAAAATTTCGTGGGCGGTTGACACCGACCGCGGCTTCCGCTGTCTGTCAAAAGACATGAGTTCGCGGCTGTGGGAAATGGACAACAAGGGCGTGCCGGTGGTGGTCTATAACCCGCTGTCGTGGCCGGTGCATACGACGGTTCAGATCAATCGAAGCGGGCTTGCCGGTGTGACCGATGAGCAGGGCTGCGCGATTGCGTTCCAAAAGGTGCGCGGCCCGCAGCTGAACGGCGCAAACGATATGCACAACGTGATTTTCCGCGCCGATTTGCCCGCGATGGGTTACCGCACTTACTGGGTATACCTTGAAGAGAGCAAGCCCGCGCAGAAGCCGCTTCCGCTCAAAGCGACCGAGTATTATATGGAGAACAATTTCATCCGCATCGAATTCGACCGTGCGACGGGATTTTTAAAGAGCGTCTATGACAAGGTTTCGGGGAAAGAACTGCTTTCGGGCGCAGGAGCCAAGCCGGTCGTGGTTGATGAGACCGAACTCGACACCTGGGCGCATCATGTGTTCACGTTCCGAAACGACATCGGGGTCTTTGAAAAATCCGAGATCCGCGTGATTGAAAACGGACCGGTTCGGGCAAGGGTGTTGGTCAAATCAGTTTACGGGCCTTCCAGCGAGCTCGCGCAGATATTCACGCTTTATGCCGACGGAACCGATGTCGAAGTAGACGCCAAACTGCACTGGAAAGAAAAACACAAGATGCTGAAACTCGCTTTCGAAACCAAGACCGTTGACCCGAAAGCGGTTTTTGAGATTCCGTACGGATTTATCACCAAACGGCCCGACGGCAAAGAACAGCCCGCTCAGTGCTGGGCGGCGGCTGAGGATGGCATTCGCGGCCTCGCCGTCATCAATAACGGCAAATACGCCTATGACGTCAAAGAGTGTGAAATCCGTCTGACCGTTGTGCGCGGCGCGATCTATGCCGACCATTTCGGCATGGCGGTCCGCGACGATCTGTGCGATTATCAGGAGCAGGGCGAGCACACGTTCAAATATATCATCAAACCGTATGCGGGTTCGTTTGCCGACGCAAAAGTCGTTCGGCGGGCGTGGGAGCTCAACAGCCCCGCGGTTCATGTGATGGAGACCTATCACAAGGGAAAACTGCCGCAGACCCTGGAAAGCGTCGAAATCGACAACGAAAACGTAATTTTGTCGACGCTCAAACAAGCCGAGGACGGAGACGGCGTGATTGTACGGCTGTATGAATGCAACGGGAAAGGCGGCGCGGTCTGCGTGAAATTACCGTGGTTAGGAGCAGAGATCAAAACGACGTTAGGCTCGTGCGAGATTAAAACGTTCAAAGTCAAAGCTGACGGTAAAACTGAAGAAGTTAATCTGATAGAAGAATAA
- a CDS encoding glycoside hydrolase family 38 C-terminal domain-containing protein translates to MEDKKVRVHLIGNAHLDPIWLWRWQEGYAEIKATFQSALDRIEQFDDFIFTTACAAYYKWIEDSEPEMFDKIKAAVQAGKWCVVGGWWIQPDCNIPSGESFVRQALYSQRYFQKTFGLKAKIGYNIDSFGHNGNLPQIYAKSGFEGYVIMRPENGVEKHYPFPEGMPFYWEGVDGTRLLTYKIPRKCFVGAVNEEHPGNFEKVASESGRSELMAFFGVCNHGGGPTIESVELLRRAQQAEAMVEFIFSSPDRYFAEIRKKEDSEPFAVLKGDLQHFASGCYSTHSTTKYLNRKSEQTLMAAEKCAVLADKTLGLKYDCERLEKGWEKMLFNQFHDVMGGCSIKAAYEDTDEFYGEALTIASETYNMALQKISWAVDTERGVRYLSKDMDGAIWEMENKGAPVVVYNPLSWPVRAAVHLNKDKIAGLTDEAGNAIAFQKVRDPQFHGAGGRYSTLFRADLPAMGYRTYWVYLKESKPAPRPLPLRATEFYMENNFIRIEFDRKTGFLMSIYDKVSGRELLAGAGARPVVIDETELDTWGIGVFSFRNEIGVFEKAEIRVLENGPVRARVMVRSVFGPVSELEQIFTLYPDGTDVEVEAKVFWKEKHKLLKLAFETKTSGPKAVYEIPYGFITKQADGMEEPAQSWAAVEDGKQGLAILNNGKYAYDIKENEIRLTVLRGAVYAEAAYNIPFRDDLCEYQEQGEHTFKYIIKPYTGSFADAGVVRRAWELNSPAVHVTETYHKGKMPQTFGGVEIDNENVILSAMKEAEDGDGVIARLYECNGKGGAACVKLPWLNTEIKTSFGPCEIKAFKITDGKVKEVNLIEE, encoded by the coding sequence ATGGAAGACAAAAAGGTCCGCGTTCATCTGATCGGAAATGCGCATCTCGACCCCATTTGGCTCTGGCGCTGGCAGGAAGGGTACGCTGAGATCAAGGCGACTTTTCAAAGCGCGCTCGACCGGATCGAACAATTCGACGATTTTATCTTTACCACGGCTTGTGCAGCCTATTACAAGTGGATTGAGGACTCCGAGCCGGAGATGTTCGATAAAATCAAAGCTGCCGTCCAAGCGGGGAAATGGTGCGTGGTCGGCGGATGGTGGATTCAACCCGACTGCAACATCCCGTCGGGCGAGAGTTTTGTGCGGCAAGCTCTTTACAGCCAGCGTTATTTCCAAAAGACATTCGGCTTAAAAGCCAAGATCGGTTATAACATCGACTCGTTCGGCCACAACGGCAATCTGCCGCAGATCTATGCAAAAAGCGGTTTCGAGGGCTATGTGATCATGAGGCCCGAAAACGGGGTTGAAAAACATTATCCGTTCCCCGAAGGCATGCCGTTTTATTGGGAAGGCGTGGATGGGACGCGGCTTTTGACTTATAAAATTCCGCGAAAATGTTTTGTCGGCGCGGTGAACGAAGAACATCCCGGTAATTTTGAAAAAGTCGCTTCGGAGAGCGGCCGGAGCGAGCTGATGGCATTTTTCGGCGTTTGCAATCACGGCGGCGGTCCGACGATCGAAAGCGTCGAGCTGCTGCGCAGGGCGCAGCAGGCGGAGGCAATGGTCGAATTTATCTTTTCCTCGCCGGATCGGTATTTTGCGGAAATCCGAAAAAAAGAAGACAGTGAGCCGTTTGCGGTGTTGAAAGGCGATTTGCAGCATTTTGCGAGCGGGTGTTACTCCACGCACAGCACGACCAAATATCTTAACCGCAAATCCGAACAGACGCTGATGGCCGCAGAAAAATGCGCTGTGCTGGCGGATAAGACGCTCGGGTTAAAATATGACTGCGAACGGCTTGAAAAAGGTTGGGAAAAGATGCTGTTCAACCAATTCCACGACGTGATGGGCGGCTGCTCGATCAAAGCTGCTTATGAAGATACCGACGAATTCTACGGTGAGGCGCTGACGATCGCGTCCGAGACCTATAATATGGCCTTGCAAAAAATTTCGTGGGCGGTCGACACCGAACGGGGTGTGCGGTATCTGTCAAAAGATATGGACGGCGCCATTTGGGAGATGGAGAACAAAGGCGCCCCGGTCGTCGTATATAACCCGCTTTCCTGGCCGGTGCGCGCTGCGGTGCATCTGAACAAGGACAAGATTGCGGGTTTGACCGATGAAGCGGGGAATGCGATTGCTTTCCAAAAAGTTCGTGACCCGCAGTTTCACGGCGCGGGCGGGCGGTATTCGACGCTGTTTCGCGCCGATCTCCCGGCGATGGGCTACCGCACCTACTGGGTCTATCTGAAAGAATCCAAACCGGCGCCGAGGCCGCTTCCGCTTCGGGCAACCGAATTTTATATGGAAAACAATTTTATCCGGATTGAGTTCGACCGCAAAACCGGATTTTTAATGAGCATTTATGACAAGGTCAGCGGGCGGGAACTGCTTGCGGGTGCGGGCGCAAGACCGGTCGTGATTGACGAAACCGAACTCGATACCTGGGGAATCGGCGTTTTCAGCTTCAGAAATGAGATCGGTGTCTTTGAAAAAGCCGAAATTCGCGTTCTCGAAAACGGCCCGGTCCGCGCCCGTGTGATGGTTCGGTCGGTCTTCGGACCGGTCAGTGAACTTGAACAGATTTTCACGCTCTATCCCGACGGAACCGACGTCGAGGTCGAGGCGAAGGTGTTTTGGAAAGAAAAGCACAAGCTGCTCAAATTGGCTTTCGAGACTAAGACGAGCGGCCCGAAAGCGGTTTACGAGATCCCGTACGGCTTTATCACAAAGCAAGCGGACGGGATGGAAGAACCCGCGCAGAGCTGGGCGGCCGTCGAGGACGGAAAACAAGGCCTTGCGATTCTCAACAACGGAAAATATGCCTATGATATCAAGGAAAATGAGATTCGTCTGACCGTGCTGCGCGGCGCGGTCTATGCGGAAGCGGCGTACAACATTCCTTTCCGTGATGATTTGTGCGAATATCAGGAACAAGGGGAGCACACGTTTAAGTATATCATCAAACCGTATACGGGTTCGTTTGCCGATGCCGGAGTGGTTCGGCGCGCGTGGGAGCTCAACAGCCCTGCGGTTCATGTGACGGAGACCTATCACAAAGGAAAGATGCCTCAGACCTTCGGCGGCGTTGAAATCGACAATGAAAACGTAATTTTATCGGCGATGAAAGAGGCCGAGGACGGGGACGGCGTGATCGCGCGGCTCTACGAATGCAACGGCAAAGGCGGCGCGGCCTGCGTGAAATTGCCGTGGCTCAACACGGAAATTAAAACTTCATTCGGCCCGTGCGAGATCAAGGCGTTTAAAATCACAGACGGGAAAGTCAAAGAAGTCAATTTGATCGAAGAGTAA